One region of Polynucleobacter sp. SHI8 genomic DNA includes:
- the bioB gene encoding biotin synthase BioB produces MTTTSTPWSIAQVEALYDLPFQVLMTKAADVHRTYFPDGDVELATLLSIKTGGCPEDCSYCPQAARYHTGVEATKLMDIDEVLEAARAAKAAGSNRFCMGAAWREPKDRDIEKVAVMIREVKALGLETCATLGMLEATQAHALKEAGLDFYNHNLDTSEDFYGSVIQTREYQDRINTLGHVRESGMSVCCGGIIGMGESRRQRASLIARLANLSPYPESVPINHLVPMPGTPLENQPPLDPLEFVRTIAVARITMPTARVRLSAGRQELGKAVQAMCFMAGANSIFYGDKLLTTNNPEAAADRALLQELGLKTKVNQTAEIAV; encoded by the coding sequence ATGACTACTACTTCTACACCTTGGTCGATTGCGCAAGTCGAAGCTTTATATGATTTACCTTTTCAGGTATTAATGACTAAAGCCGCAGATGTGCATCGAACATACTTTCCTGATGGCGATGTTGAACTTGCAACGCTTCTATCTATCAAAACAGGTGGTTGTCCTGAAGACTGCTCCTATTGCCCACAAGCAGCCCGATATCACACCGGTGTTGAAGCTACCAAGTTAATGGATATTGATGAGGTATTAGAGGCTGCAAGAGCTGCCAAAGCAGCTGGTTCTAATCGTTTCTGCATGGGCGCAGCTTGGCGCGAACCAAAGGACCGAGATATTGAAAAAGTTGCGGTCATGATTCGGGAGGTAAAAGCACTTGGTTTAGAAACATGTGCAACGCTTGGAATGTTAGAGGCAACTCAAGCTCATGCCCTCAAAGAAGCTGGCTTGGATTTTTATAACCATAATCTTGATACTAGTGAAGATTTTTATGGCAGCGTAATACAAACTCGTGAATATCAAGATCGTATCAATACCTTAGGTCATGTGCGAGAAAGTGGCATGTCGGTTTGTTGTGGGGGTATTATTGGCATGGGCGAATCTCGTCGTCAACGCGCCTCACTAATTGCGCGACTGGCGAATCTTTCCCCCTATCCAGAGTCTGTGCCCATTAATCACTTAGTTCCGATGCCAGGCACTCCTCTGGAAAATCAACCGCCACTTGACCCACTTGAATTTGTTAGGACAATTGCCGTTGCCCGTATCACGATGCCAACAGCACGAGTACGTCTTTCTGCAGGGCGACAAGAACTTGGTAAAGCCGTTCAAGCCATGTGTTTTATGGCTGGAGCTAATTCAATTTTTTATGGCGATAAACTCCTGACAACCAATAATCCTGAAGCTGCTGCGGATCGCGCTCTTTTACAAGAGCTTGGACTAAAAACTAAAGTGAATCAAACGGCTGAAATCGCTGTCTAA